The region ATTTTCACCAGCTTCAGTGGCCCgtaaaaataatttctacCTGtgatatttaattattaaaacagcaaatttttaattaataattttggGTGCATAGCTTGCTCACAGAAATTGACTTGTCTCTAGGGCACCATTACagacaattaattaaattaattatttaattatttaataagAGAACTGTCCTTTCTATGATAGATCTTAGATACTAAGTTGTTGGAACTTGTTTTTAGACCTATTAGGACTCTCCCTTCACCTAGCAGTCCTACACTAAGTGAAGCAGAATCTGAACCAGAGAGTGAATCTCCTCCCAGTCAAGACTCCGaggttctttttctttttctgtagacGCTTTAGTTGATCTGTGTATTCAGAGCGCTCCTCCCACTCCTGTGCCCAAACCTCCAGTACTCCGAGAGCCAATGAAGGCTCCAACGCTTCCCAAACCCGTTCTATCTCCAGTTGAATCATTACAAGATGACGATTATAGCGAGAAGAGGTTTGAGATTATTTTGAAACTCTACGTAAAGAGGCAACTTTTTTTGTCTGCAAGAAAACGGAGGAGATACAAATCAACGTATTCTAGTCACTATAAGTCGCCAACGAAACGGGTTcacgaaaaagcgaaagtaCGTTTAGCTTAGAAATAGAATTATGTTTTTATTCATCTATTTTCTGCACAGAAATTTGATAATTATGAACATCAGCATCCATCTTGGTTTGACCAGGTAGATActttaaaaataattaatctaaaTGATACTATAGTAAATTTTAAATGTTTGACTTTGGCCCTATacgttctgacgtcaatatCTTTTGATTTTCATTAAGGATtccgttaattaattaaccaaaTAGgctaaattattttaaatttttaatgtACTGAATTTGATTGGAACCCCACACgttcttctgacgtcatgacTCCCTTTGATTCTCCTAAACAATTCAGTCCGTGTGCAAACATCCTGACTATATCCGGGGGTGCTATACTAATTGTATTGTCCCCCTTTAGGTTTTGGAATTGCGAGCTCACGCGCGCGACTACAAAGCCCGATCGCGTGGAACGTACTTTTCTCGCGATCATCTCGCCCAATTAGAAGCGGACCAGCTCAATCTATGGGATCGCGTTTCCTCGACTCTCGAAACAATGTCCCTCAGTTCCTTATCCACGGAACCGGAACCGGAACGTCCTCCGGAAAGAAAAGGTCCGAGACccgctcctcttcctccccCGCCTCCGCGCCGCTCCCTTGACAACCAACTCTTCATAAAACGAGACCCTCATCCGGGTAGTCCAACAAgggatgatgacgtcgtagTTGAAGACGTAGAATCCGAACaatttcatcatcatcatcatcatcatcaagaTCCTCTCATTGGTTGCAGCACGCTCATGGGGCCTCGTCACAGTTTTCAATCTTCTATGGTTCCCATAGTAACGCCGTCATCGAAACGTCCAAAATCGCGCGCTGTTAGAATCCGGGGCCCCCTTCCCGCGACGCCGCAAGTCGATCCTCTGATCGGTCAAGAACCGAAGGCGTCCGACTCCCGTCACACGTTTCAGTCGCCCCACGTTCCCGTACTCCCACGCGAACGAAAGTGCACGTGTGGCGCGGCGATCACGTGCTCGCCCGAACCCTCGCAAGTGCTCGAACGCGCGAAAACGCGGCAAAACTTCTGGGCGACGTGAAAAAAGGGAGAGCACAGTTTAgcattttttcttgcagtagtttttctttcatattGTATTCCATAAACGAGCTTCGCTTTCAGCTCGCGTAACACGAAACCGAATTTCCATTGCGTCACGTGCA is a window of Oscarella lobularis chromosome 20, ooOscLobu1.1, whole genome shotgun sequence DNA encoding:
- the LOC136199209 gene encoding nuclear protein MDM1-like; this translates as MPARYKSEYQEEFQPKKAYFPSKKRRAGLETRKIHFESCPVATPQNAAHSLEDETDNKNVSRAEERTDPSLRKLHFKSEYQRNFGWKAPQPKESPLIAATHALFGQRRNITGALDADSIPRRSEYRSQFVAPKSRPIRTLPSPSSPTLSEAESEPESESPPSQDSESAPPTPVPKPPVLREPMKAPTLPKPVLSPVESLQDDDYSEKRKRRRYKSTYSSHYKSPTKRVHEKAKKFDNYEHQHPSWFDQVLELRAHARDYKARSRGTYFSRDHLAQLEADQLNLWDRVSSTLETMSLSSLSTEPEPERPPERKGPRPAPLPPPPPRRSLDNQLFIKRDPHPGSPTRDDDVVVEDVESEQFHHHHHHHQDPLIGCSTLMGPRHSFQSSMVPIVTPSSKRPKSRAVRIRGPLPATPQVDPLIGQEPKASDSRHTFQSPHVPVLPRERKCTCGAAITCSPEPSQVLERAKTRQNFWAT